The segment taataacaataataataataataataataataacaataataataataataataataataataataacaataataataataataataataataataataataataatgatgatgactATTATTCAATCCTTGAAGAACTAGCCAATTTAGAAAAGCCAAAATTTAGATCAGTTCAAGAAAGTATGgatgaaaatttaaatttagaatttttaaaatcatCTAGCGAAAATTATACCTATAAAATAACTTCTAGgggtaaaataaataaagaaaaaaaaaaatatatatatatatatatatatatatatgtgttctGATTATTACAAGTGAAAGTTAAAAAATTGCTATGATCtcttatattttgatatacatttttttttttttattttattttatttttttttttttgaaggaCCTGTATGCTATTCAGCATTGTACAGAGATAACAAATATGTATATcgacatataatattaagtgATAATGTTAGACAGTATGCAGAAAACAAGGTAAGGAAAACAAATGCATATCTCACAGAACAATGTATTGTTAATGAATTACAAATTGATATAGGAAAAGGATGGAAacattttatgatatatgatGGAAAATTAAGAGAACTCATTTTACGAAAAAATTTAACAAATGAGGATAAATTAAGAATGGCAGTTCATATGCAAAAAAATCATTAAAAGGAtgtaatataaacatatatatgtatatatatatatatatatatatatatatgaataaatcaaacaattaaacaaatatatcttttttattttaataaattatatatacatacataaatatatatatatatatatatatatatatatatatatatatatgtttatttttttatatttattaattttttttttggtatttttttttggtgaacttaaaaatataatatatatatatttatatatatatatatttttattttttacacatataaaagTGGAATAATtgtattcattatttattttattttattttattttttttttttataataaataatactttttaaaattattctttttttatttttatcattttgatgtattaatatagatgtttattatatatatatattattaatggtgtatgttattttttatttttaatataatttatatatataatatatatataatttgaactttgatcttttattttaacctttcatttttgttttatatgatGTGAATTGTttgtcaaaaaaaaagaaaaaaaaaaaaaattatacaagtATAAATGTAATTgtaattatacatacatatatatatatatatatatatataatatatgaacacATAATTAGATTTACCTTATagtaaaaagaaattttttttaaatgagaagcacatttttattaatatgaataaaacacacatatataatttgtaaaaaaaCACTTACCACTtggaagatatatatataatatatatatatatatatatatatatatatatatatatatatatatatttatttatttatttatatatcataccCATGATGCTCCTCagacattatatatatatatatatatatattttttttttttttttttttttttttgaaaccCCCTTTTTGCTCTTGTCATGAGAATTATAAAGTGCCTGGATCAAATATTCAGGCCTGTGTTACCAAacgtaaatataaataatatacaaaagaataaaaaaataaacattctttattttattgatgTCAGCAAATTTCATGTTTTTGAACAGCTATTATTAGAAGAGAGTTTATTTAGGATAAGTAATAATACAACAGAAGGATTAAACAATATAGGTTTTGTCATTGTAAATAATACATGTGAAGAAATGAATGAGTCCAAAGGAAACGAAtgcatttttaataataagaaatgtGTGATATTAGGTAttagtaataaaataaaagatcatataaaagatactaattatattaaagaaaataaaataagctTAATTAAAAGATTTACAGGTGGAggtactatatatataaataaaaattcattATTAGTTTCTTTAATACTACCTCataaatttgaaaaaaataaaaaaatttatccaTCAAATATTACGGAATGgtcttataattatttttataatacaagcaaacaaatatatgataaaacacaaataaacaatgaaaaaaattctttaaaCAAAaatcatattctttttaatcaatattttaattattatgaaaatgatTATGTTTATAAAGATTATgatgaacataataaaaatatcattttaaaaaaagtggGAGGTAATGCTCAATCATTCGCaagaaattattttgttcatcatACTTCATATATATGGACATGTGATTACAAggaaatgaataatatattattaaatccATCCAAGCAAccaatatatagaaataaaagaaaacatCAACACTTTCTACAGTCAATCAAATTATGTCTACATGATGATATACATACacctaatatatttattgaaaaattaattaaacatataaaacatatcataaactataaaaatattactgaTCAACATGATTACTGGttttttaacaaaattaatttaaaaaatattaatgatcATATATTAAGAAATTCGGAACACtttgatgatatatatgtcgCAGATATGAATTTGTTACAATGTATTTTTaactattataataatagtagtctttttaataatatgagaTCTACTTATTTTTTAGATCTTGAGGGGAAAAAAGTTTCTGATAGGTATTACGATATACCAACATATtttctataataatatatatatatatgtatgtatatatgtatgtatgtatatatgtatgtatgtatatatgtatgtatgtatatatgtatgtatgtatatatgtatgtatatatgtatgtattctaattaaaagaatatgatATCATCAATCttacattttaaatatttatatatatatatatatatatttatatttatattttatctattatgttgattatattttatttttttgtttttttgcattttatcaatttttaagttttaattttttatggcttccatttaatattattcaaatttCCATGTAACTGTTTTTGTAAACTTAAAGGATTTGCCCATTCAGAATTTAAATAGgaatcatcatcatcttcctcaaattctttttcttctttttgttttttataataataagctAACATGGCTTTATATGTTTCATGATCAACTCTAGCTTCCCTTACTGGTGCTCCAAATTTTTTGGGTTGAACTTTTACGatcaattttgttttttcattcacacctataatattttttaggtATAAATTTTCATTCATTTCTTTTCCAGCCCACCATAAGGACATTTCAGTACTTACAAATTGCTGAAATGTTTAAacatggaaaaaaaaaaaaaaaaaaaaatatatatatatatatatatatatatatattatatatatgtatacatgtaTGTGCATATTTAATGTACCATGTACATGTtgcttatttatttttttttttttattatttattttttacgtCGTTGAAAGGGTTATCCTTTTCTATTATTAATCTTGTAGGGTCGTATGCAGGTAATGATTCCATTGAAGGATAACAAGAATTTAATGCTTGTATAATCAAGTTcaaatattcatttaatttatttacattgaCAGTCATATTTTTCTCAATCTAataaacaataaataaataaataaatatatatatatatatatatatatatatatatatttatatttatatatttattttactgTCTTTACCCTATGAATGGATAATTCATTCTTCACATGCTCAACAACCTCCATAAGCTTTTTTCCCTCCTCTTTTGCTGGTGGGATACCTGTTCTAAAATTATACTGATCCAAATTTGTTGCATCCTTTGGATTGTATCCTTCTgtgttcattatttttaaatccttcaaaaataatgtaacgtaaataaatataaataaatatatatacatatatatatattttttttttcacgaataaatgatgaaatatgtggatatgcatatataattcaatttGTACTTCTTCACATAAACCTCGTAAGCCCTCTGGTCTTAGAGGACCATGTTTAGCCAATTCTATTGAAGCATCACAAAGCTTCAAAATTTTACTTTGAAAATTATGTACTTGagttaattctttttttaaatcttccACCAAAATATTCACATTAGTTTCATATAAGAACTGATGATTGTCTTCAATTCCTTTCGCATGTATTAGTACCATTTcgaatcaaaaaaaataaaataaataaaataataaaataaaaattaaagtacatatgtatatatatatatatatatatatatatatatatatatatagatattattaaaaaaaacgtCATATAGTATTTATAATTTGCTGGAATCTTTactatataaagaaaaaataaattctttatttttccttatgaaatattatttatgcgataaaattaatgaacCTTTCCTTTTTTCACGTATTCCCTAaattattgtatatttttacacaAAATATTCGAACTTAATTATTTTcacttcattttttattaagaaataaaatgaaaaatttaattttctttataattttaaaaaagtatcttaaaaaaaataaaaataaaataaaataaaataaaataaaaataaaaatacatatatattatatatatatatataacaaaaatggaGAAATGCAGTGAACTATAAAtgcatttattatatatatatatatatatatatatattatatataaatgctTGAAAATGTTATGGAGagattttttcctttttatccACATTTTCCACCCCCACATCCTCCTTTAGCTGCATAAGACAATCCAGAAGATATGGTAACAAACAAATTCATGAACGATTCAGCATCTGTTGGATGAATACCTATGCAGTTATCAAAGTCCTTTTTCTTAACTTTTAATCTTAAAGCTAAAGCCATTCCTTGTGTAACTTCTCCTGCATTAGGACCTACGTAATGGAACCCAATAACTCGATTGTCTTCATTTTTTAGACAAACAAGTTTTGCTAAGCATGTACTAGAGACGTCCAAGTCATATTCATCTTTTTGTGCTCTTATATGTTTTTGTCGATGAACAGCAGATATTtccaaattattaaattcttGCAAAAATACTTCTACATTTGATTTACCATATAATTCATATGCTTTTTCTTCTGAATATCCACATGCACCATATTCAATAGGTGTATATATAGATGTaggaatatatgaataatccATTATTTCATCTGAATCTTTGAATAATCGTCTAGCTAATATTTCTCCTGCTTTTATAGCCACGGGCGCTAATTCTGGGACATTTTCAGCTACGTCTCCTACAGCAAATATTGAAGGAATATTAGTACAACTTAAATGATCAgctataattttattattacttttatttacattCATATTTAATGATTCTAAATTTAAACCGTCAATGTCTCCTTTTCTTCCAATAGCATATAGAACAGTATCATATAATTCACTTGTTTTATCACTAAATTCGactaatattttatcatccatttttgttaatttttttggcAAAATTCCATTCTTAAACATAACTCCTTGTTCTTCCATATAAAGTTTTACTTTAACGGCACATTGTTGATCAAAACCTCTTAAGACTATTGAACGCACAGCTACTGTTACGTCATATCCTAATGAATTAAGAAAACCAGAACACTCTAAGGCTACATATGATGCTCCAACTACTAATGTTTTTCCTGgatctttttttaatgaaaaaatatcatCAGATGTAATACTTAATTCTTTAGCACCTTCAACATCATCTGGTATATGTGGTCTACATCCTGTTgctattaaaatatattttcctgTAACAGTTTCTTCTTTCGATAAATCtccttttaaataataagataCTGTATTTTTGTCTTTTAACTTGGCTAAcccattaatatatttaacctTTGATGATCTCAAACCAGTCATATAACTAAAATTTAATGAACGTATGTGAGATTGTACAGTTGTAACTAATTTCTTCCAGTCATGTTTTAAATTGTCAAATTTCCATCCATATGCTTTCGAAtctaatttaaatatactcCCCATATGACCTGCATAGtgcattaatttttttggtaCACATCCTACGTTCACACACGTTCCACCTATACCCCATTTTGTTCCTTGACTACTTGGCTTTACATAATCAAACAATAAAACTCGAGCACCATGTGCTGCAGCTTCTTTGGCTGAAGCCATTCCACCTGGACCTCCTCCTATTACAACATAATCATAATCATATGTATGTTCCTCGACCTTATTTTTGGTGAGTTCGTTTTTTTCGCTAGCTAGGTAgccatttttttcattcgcATTAAcatgttcataattttttttttcgtttttatCTTTACACATGTTTTTAATGGAAAAGTTTAATTTGGAATATATGGAGGatagtttatttttattttggaATGTgttctttataaaatatttattataaaaaacattATAAGATGAATTAGAGTTAATAAGATTATTCTTagaatgtatatttttattgatGATCCTAATAAAATGA is part of the Plasmodium falciparum 3D7 genome assembly, chromosome: 9 genome and harbors:
- a CDS encoding lipoate-protein ligase 2, whose amino-acid sequence is MRIIKCLDQIFRPVLPNVNINNIQKNKKINILYFIDVSKFHVFEQLLLEESLFRISNNTTEGLNNIGFVIVNNTCEEMNESKGNECIFNNKKCVILGISNKIKDHIKDTNYIKENKISLIKRFTGGGTIYINKNSLLVSLILPHKFEKNKKIYPSNITEWSYNYFYNTSKQIYDKTQINNEKNSLNKNHILFNQYFNYYENDYVYKDYDEHNKNIILKKVGGNAQSFARNYFVHHTSYIWTCDYKEMNNILLNPSKQPIYRNKRKHQHFLQSIKLCLHDDIHTPNIFIEKLIKHIKHIINYKNITDQHDYWFFNKINLKNINDHILRNSEHFDDIYVADMNLLQCIFNYYNNSSLFNNMRSTYFLDLEGKKVSDRYYDIPTYFL
- a CDS encoding thioredoxin reductase, translated to MNNVISFIGNSSNKYFQINQLHFIRIINKNIHSKNNLINSNSSYNVFYNKYFIKNTFQNKNKLSSIYSKLNFSIKNMCKDKNEKKNYEHVNANEKNGYLASEKNELTKNKVEEHTYDYDYVVIGGGPGGMASAKEAAAHGARVLLFDYVKPSSQGTKWGIGGTCVNVGCVPKKLMHYAGHMGSIFKLDSKAYGWKFDNLKHDWKKLVTTVQSHIRSLNFSYMTGLRSSKVKYINGLAKLKDKNTVSYYLKGDLSKEETVTGKYILIATGCRPHIPDDVEGAKELSITSDDIFSLKKDPGKTLVVGASYVALECSGFLNSLGYDVTVAVRSIVLRGFDQQCAVKVKLYMEEQGVMFKNGILPKKLTKMDDKILVEFSDKTSELYDTVLYAIGRKGDIDGLNLESLNMNVNKSNNKIIADHLSCTNIPSIFAVGDVAENVPELAPVAIKAGEILARRLFKDSDEIMDYSYIPTSIYTPIEYGACGYSEEKAYELYGKSNVEVFLQEFNNLEISAVHRQKHIRAQKDEYDLDVSSTCLAKLVCLKNEDNRVIGFHYVGPNAGEVTQGMALALRLKVKKKDFDNCIGIHPTDAESFMNLFVTISSGLSYAAKGGCGGGKCG
- a CDS encoding thioredoxin reductase, which gives rise to MCKDKNEKKNYEHVNANEKNGYLASEKNELTKNKVEEHTYDYDYVVIGGGPGGMASAKEAAAHGARVLLFDYVKPSSQGTKWGIGGTCVNVGCVPKKLMHYAGHMGSIFKLDSKAYGWKFDNLKHDWKKLVTTVQSHIRSLNFSYMTGLRSSKVKYINGLAKLKDKNTVSYYLKGDLSKEETVTGKYILIATGCRPHIPDDVEGAKELSITSDDIFSLKKDPGKTLVVGASYVALECSGFLNSLGYDVTVAVRSIVLRGFDQQCAVKVKLYMEEQGVMFKNGILPKKLTKMDDKILVEFSDKTSELYDTVLYAIGRKGDIDGLNLESLNMNVNKSNNKIIADHLSCTNIPSIFAVGDVAENVPELAPVAIKAGEILARRLFKDSDEIMDYSYIPTSIYTPIEYGACGYSEEKAYELYGKSNVEVFLQEFNNLEISAVHRQKHIRAQKDEYDLDVSSTCLAKLVCLKNEDNRVIGFHYVGPNAGEVTQGMALALRLKVKKKDFDNCIGIHPTDAESFMNLFVTISSGLSYAAKGGCGGGKCG